The following are encoded together in the Drosophila sechellia strain sech25 chromosome 3R, ASM438219v1, whole genome shotgun sequence genome:
- the LOC6613870 gene encoding checkpoint protein HUS1, giving the protein MKFRALMQNPLYMKEFQAIVATLTKLAKDCVMILGSRQMHFIVNEDQSSAASPLVWAGIAAEEYFPEYRMEAAHPDQEYIVLGVSSANLGRALSVLRGGGVNSCKLKLQRIQFPCISVIASVLTSSSTEAREVVHDVPVTIIPGSDWSAYVVPRVPNSQLALGLPSLRLLKSLIDKLKNISPSLEFQANLDGELNVIATSEMSTVTSRFQKLLIRTVAGSQQEASCSVDSRKASAFFGALQLPNEELTIGIDREHSIHLQIDVRQDVVLHSILPAVYM; this is encoded by the coding sequence ATGAAGTTCCGCGCACTGATGCAGAATCCGCTGTACATGAAAGAGTTCCAGGCCATTGTGGCCACTTTGACCAAGCTGGCGAAAGATTGCGTGATGATTCTGGGCTCTCGACAGATGCATTTTATCGTGAACGAGGATCAGAGCTCCGCTGCATCGCCCTTGGTTTGGGCAGGAATTGCAGCTGAGGAGTATTTCCCGGAGTATCGCATGGAGGCTGCTCACCCGGATCAGGAGTACATAGTTCTAGGCGTGTCTTCGGCGAACCTCGGAAGAGCTTTATCAGTGCTTCGCGGTGGAGGCGTAAACAGCTGCAAACTAAAGCTGCAAAGAATTCAGTTTCCGTGCATTTCAGTAATAGCCTCGGTGCTTACGTCGTCTTCAACAGAAGCCCGTGAAGTGGTGCACGATGTTCCAGTGACCATAATCCCGGGCAGCGATTGGTCTGCCTACGTTGTACCGAGAGTTCCAAACTCGCAGTTGGCCTTGGGCCTACCAAGCCTAAGATTGCTCAAAAGTCTCATTGACAAGCTGAAGAATATATCACCTAGCCTTGAGTTTCAGGCCAACTTGGACGGAGAGCTCAATGTCATAGCCACCTCTGAAATGTCCACTGTGACTAGTCGATTCCAAAAATTACTAATTCGAACTGTGGCAGGATCCCAGCAGGAAGCGTCCTGCTCCGTGGATTCAAGAAAAGCCTCTGCCTTCTTCGGAGCACTTCAACTCCCTAACGAGGAACTGACTATTGGGATTGACCGTGAGCATTCCATCCATCTGCAGATCGATGTACGACAGGATGTTGTTCTGCACTCTATTCTGCCAGCTGTTTATATGTAG